Sequence from the Myxococcus virescens genome:
CCGCGACCGCCAACGAGCGCTCCTGCAACGGCCCCGTGGTGGCACAGCACGAGGTCACCGCGCAGGTGCCCACCGTGGGCACCACGACCGTGGCTCTCGACCTGCGCGCCCTGGACCTGGATGACGATGACTACGTCACCAGCGAGGGCGCCTTCCCTGGCTCGGATTGCGACGACGACGACCCGGACATCCACCCCGGCGCGACGGAGCTGTGCGACGGCGTGGACAACAACTGCGTCAACGGCGAAGCGGATGCCCCCGGCGGCGCGACCTACTACCGCGACGCGGACGGTGATGGTTTCGGCGACCCGCACGCCCTGCCCAACCTCTCCTGCACGCCTCCCGCGGGCTATGTCCTGGAGGCCGGTGACTGCAACGATCAGGACCCCAACATCCGCCCTAGACAGGTCGAGCTGGTCTGCGACGGCAAGGACGACAACTGCGATGGGAAAATCGACAACGACCCGTTCGATGTGAGCGCGCCGTGCCTGACCGAGCAGAACTGCGCCGGCGCCATGCAGTGCGCGAGCACCTCGCTGACGACCTGCGTCAGCAGCGAGACGCCGCGGGAGTGGTTCGTGGACGAGGACGGTGACGGCCAGGCGGGAACCTCCGTGGGGCTCTGGTGCGCCAACCCACCGCAGGACGCCGTGGAGCACAACACGGACTGTGATGACAGCTCGCGCTTCGTGTCGAACACGGCCACCGAGGTGTGCGACCGGCTGGACAACGACTGCGACGGACAGGTGGACGAAGACCTGGCGGGCTGCGACGCCGTGGCCTGGACGACGACGAACGCGACGCCCTCCTCGATTGTCTGGGAGACGGTGGCTGCGTACCCCGGCAACAAGGGCTGGCTCGCGGGACGCGACGACCGCGTCGCCCACGTCGATGGCGGGACGATCACCCCCGTGGCGAACTGCCCGGGCCAGTGGAAGTCCTCCTGGGTGACGAACAGCGGCCGCGTGTTCCTGGGCAACAGCGCGGGCAAGTTCACCACCCGGCTGCCGACCGACACTGGCGCGTGTGTCAACGTGAATGGCCCCGGGAACGCCAGCATCAACGGGATGGTGGGCTTCGAAAGCGGCAACCGCGTGGCGCTGTACGCGGTGGACAGCCAGGGCCGCATCCTCCTCTGGAACTACGAGGAGGGCGCCCCCACCCAGACGGCCCCCGAGGAGCTCACGCGGCTCAACGACAACCTCAAGTCCATTGACGGTACCAGCCCGCGGACGCTGTTCGCCGCGGGCGCCGAGGCCCAGGGCGGCACCAACCGCCCCGTGGTCTGGCGCGGCCCCACGGAGGACGGCGGCACGTGGCAGAAGGAAGCCCTGGGCAACGTCGGGGCGACCGAATTCCTCTTCGGCATCCAGGTGCTCTCACCGAACCATGTCTACGCCGTGGGTGACAAAGGCCTCTTCCTGGAGCGCGCGGGCACGACGTGGAGCGTGAAGCCCGCCATCACCCTGCCAACCTCGGCCCCGGCGGACATCCGCGGACTGGTGGCCTTCGGCAGCAAGGCCATCTACGCCGTGAGCTCCGGAACGAACAACGTCCACTTCTTCAACGGCACGACCTGGAGCACCGCCTTCACGCCGTCCAGCCCCATGAACGCGCTGAGCGGAACCGGCCCGGCCGACATCTGGGTGGCGGGCCACAGCGGCGCGCTCGCGCGCTGGCGGCCCTGAGGCGGCGGGCGGGCGGACACCATGGACCTGCGCGCGGACGGCCTCACGGTGCGGTACGGAGCGAGGCAGGTCCTGTCCGGCGTGAGCTGCGCGCTGCCGCCCGGGACGCAGGCACTGGTCCTGGGGCGCTCGGGCGCGGGGAAGACGACGCTGGTGAAGGCCCTGGCCGGCCTGGTGCGGCCCACGGAGGGCCGCGTGCTGTGGAATGGGCAGGATGCGGCGCGTCTGACGGCCGCCGAGCGGCGCGAGCAGCAGGCGTCGTTCGGCATGGTGTTCCAGACGGACGCACTGTTCGACTCGATGACGGTGCTGGAGAACGTCATGGCGCCACTCACCCGGCGCCACGTCCCGGAGGCCGAGGCCCGGGCCCGCGCCAGTGACGTGCTGCGGGCGGTAGGGCTTTCGGACGCGGCGGATACGCTGCCAGAGCGCCTGTCTGGCGGCATGAAGAAGCGCGCGGGAATCGCGCGGGCCCTGGCGGCGCGTCCGTCGGTGGTGCTGGCGGATGACCCGTTCGCGGGGTTGGATCCGGGCACGGCGCGGCAGGTGGCCCGGGTGCTGCTGGACGTATCCCAGGGAGGCACGCTGCTGGTCGTGGCGACGGAGGCCCCGATGGACCTGCCCCTGCCCCGCTGGCTGTACCTGCGGAGTGGCCGGCTGGTTCATGACGGGCTCCCCGCGCCCGAGTGGGAGGATGCACCGGACGAGGTGCCGGCATGACGCGAAGTGCGCGAGCACATCCAGGCGCCATGTCGCGCCACCCGGAAGGCGCGGCCACAGCCGCGCCGCCGCCGAGTCTGCCCCGGGATGAGATGCCGCCATGGCGCTCCTGACGAGGCTCGGACGAACGGCGCTGGACGCGCTCCGCGGAACCGGCGCGCTGGGCCTGGTCGTGGGCCGCACGGTGCTGGCGCTGCCGAAACTGGAGCGCCGCGAGCTGGGCCGTGCGCTGGTGCAATTCGGCTACGGCTCGCTGCCGCTCGCCCTGGCCACGGCGGCGCTGGCCGGCATCATCGTGGTGCTGCAGTCGGGCATCTACGTCCAGCGCTTCGGCGCGAGGGCCTTCCTCGGCTGGGCGGCGGGTTATGGCGTGCTGTGGGAGTTCGGCCCGCTGCTGCTGGGCCTCATCATGTCGGCGCGGCTCGGCGCGAGAAACGCGGCGGAGCTGGCGCTGATGCAGGTGGGCGGACAGATTGAAGGGCTGAGGGGCATCGGCCTGGACCCCTTCGCCATCCTCGTCGCGCCTCGCGTGGTGGCCATGGAGGTCAGCATGCTGGCGCTCAGCGGCGTCACCTTCGCGGTGGCCATCCTCTTCGAGTCCGTGGCCGCCCTGCTCGCCCTGGGCCTTCCGGTGCGCGTCTTCTTCGGCACCTTCTCCCAGCTTCTGGGTCCGCTCGACCTCCTAGGCGGCGTGGTGAAGACGGGCATCTTCGGACTGGCCATCGCCCTGCTGTCCACCACCGTGGGCCTGTCCGCTCGAGGCGGCGCACACGCCGTGGGCCAGGCGGCGGCCAACGCGGTGGTGCGCAGCTGCGCGGCCATCTTCGTCCTCGACTTCGCCCTCACGTCCTTGCTCGCGGGGTGGATGGGATGAGCGGCGTGCGGTCCTTCTTCGGAGCGCCGGTGGTGATGCTGGCCCGCACGGTGCGGGCCTCCACCCGGGACGGCGTGCCCTGGCGCGAGTCCCTGGCGCAGCTCCACGAGCTGGGCGGGCGCAGCGTGTGGCTGGTGATGTCCGGCATGGCCTTCTTCGGCGCGGTGCTTGTCACCATCGCCAACAGCCAGGCACGGCGCTTCGTGGGCAACGTGGCGGTGCTGGGGCCCGCGTACTTCGAGCTGCTCATTCGAGAGCTGGGCCCGGCGGTGTCCGCGCTGCTCACAGCCTCACGCGCGGGCGCTGCTCACGCGGCCGAGCTGTCCACCATGAGCGTCAACGAACAGGTGGAGGCCCTGGAGATGTCCGCGGGCGACCCCTACGCGGACCTCGTCGCGCCCCGGGTGTTCGCGGGCGTGGTGGGCGTGCCCCTGCTGTGTACTCTGGGCACCATCGCGGCCACGCTGTCCGCGGCGGCGGTGGCGCAGTTCGCCTTCGGCGTGGACGGGCGGGCCTTCATGGACCCGCGCTACGTGGACGGATGGGACTTGCTGGCCGCGTTCCTGAAGGCCGCGGGCTGCGGGCTTTACATTCCGCTGGCGGCGGCGGTGGCGGGCCTCAAGGCGCGCGGCGGCGCCGAGGCCGTGGGCGAGGCCACCACCGACGGCGTGGTGGCGGCGAGCCTGGGGTGCCTGCTCATTGACCTCGCCGTGTCGCTGGCCTTCCAGCTGCTGCGCCTGTGAGCGAGCCCCGCGCATGACGCCCCTTCCCGACAGCGAGGCCCTGCGATTCCGGGACGTGCACGTCGCGTTCGACGAGGGACGCCGGCGCGTGCTCGCGGGGCTCACGGCGGAGGTGTCCACGAAGGAGCTGACGTTCATCGCGGGCGCCAGTGGCACCGGGAAGAGCGTGCTGTGCCGGCTGGCGGTGGGACTGCTGCGCCCGGACGCGGGCGAAGTGGTGCTGTGGGGGGAGCGCGTGGACTCCAGACCCGAGCGCGAGCTGGTGCCACTGCGCCGACAGGCGCCCTACCTGGTGCAGGGCCCGGCGCTGTTGGACTGGCGCACGCTCCGGCAGAACGTATGGCTGGCGGACCCGGCGGCGTCCGTGGACGACGTGGACGCCGCGCTGGCGCAGGTGGGGCTGCTGGATTGGGCGGACCGGCTGCCACCGGAGCTGGGGCCCGGAGCGAAGAAACGGACGGCCATCGCCCGGGCGTTGGTGCTCAAGCCGCGCTATCTCCTCTTCGACGAGCCGACGACGGGCCTGGACCGGAAGGCGGCGGGCCAGGTGGAGGAGGTGCTCGCGTCGCTGAAGGCGCGGGGCCTTGGGGGGATGGTGGTGTCCCACGATTATCGGCAGCTGAAGGCGCTGGCGGACCGGGTGCTGGTGGTGGCGAACAAGCAATGTGCCTACCTGGGCACGCCGAAGGGCTTCCTGGAGTCCTCCGCGCCCGAGCTGCGAGTACTGACAGCGCCATTCATGGAGGGCGCGACGGATGGATGAGCGACGGCTGGAGCTGAAGGTGGGCGCCCTGGTGCTGGCCGCCATCGTGGGCGTGCTGGTGTTGCTGTGGCTGATGGGCGAATTGAAGCTGGGCTCGGAGACGGGGCTGGCGGTGGACTTCGGCCACACGGGGAACGTGGTGGAGGGCGCCCCCGTGAAGCTGGGCGGCGTGCAGGTGGGCCGCGTGCAGGACATCCAGCTCCAGCCCGAGCGGCGGGACGCCCAGGGACGCCCGCTGCCCGTGCGGATGGAGCTCGCGGTGGCGCCGGAGGCCGTGGGCGCGCTGCGCCAGGACGCGCGCGTGACGGTGGCCACGGTGGGCATCCTGGGAGAGCCCTATCTGGAGCTGAACCCGGGCTCGGCGCCGGAGCGGCTGCCCGCGGGCACGGCCGTGCGGGGAACGGACGCGCCCCGGCTGGACGTCCTTGCCGAGCAGCTCACCCGCTTCGTGGACCTGCTGTCCCAGATGCTGGAGGAGGACCCGGAGGCCATCCGCGGCCTCGCGGCGAACGTCTCCCGGCTGGCGCGGACGCTGGACCAGTTGCTGACGGAGAACCGGGGCGACGTGAAGGTGCTGGCGTCCGAGCTGGCGGCGGCCTCGAAGGACTTGCGCCAGCTCGCGGGCCTGGCGCGCGAGGCCTTCCAGCCTGGAGGCAAGGGCGCGCGGTTGTTGGACGATGCCTCGGCGGCGGCGGCCATCGTTCGTCGCGACCTGCCGGGGCTGACGAAGTCCGCCGGGACGACGTTGGACGGACTGGCGGCCGTGACGGGCCCGCTGGGGCCCGAGGACGGCGCGCGGGTCAAGGTCGCGCTGGAGCGCCTCACCTCGGCCTCGGGCCAACTGGAGAGCATCGCGGCCCGAGCGGACCGGGTGCTGGCGAAGCTCGAGGCCGGCGAGGGCACCGTGGGCGCGGCGCTCCAGGACGGCACGCTCTACGAGGAGCTGCGCATGCTGGTGACAGACCTCCGCAAGCACCCGTGGAAGGTGCTTTGGAAGGACTGAGGCCCGGGCGTCGGGCACCTATCAGGACGCAGCGTGAAGGCCTGCAAACACGGGCCCAACTGTTCAGGGTGTGGCCTCCCCCCATTCTGGGAGCGCACCAAACCATTGCTGGTGGTACAAGCCCGGGCCGTGAAAGCCCCCCAGCCCCCCGCCCCCGTTGAGGCCACCTTCGATTCCCTGGGCTTGAAGCCCGCGCTCGTCGAGGCGCTCAGTGCGCTCGGCTACGAGGAGCCCACCCCCATCCAGGCCGCCGCCCTCCCGCCACTGCTCGCGGGGAAGGACCTGCTCGGCATCGCCGCCACCGGCACCGGAAAGACGGCCGCCTTCGCCCTGCCCCTGCTCAACCACGTGGAGCCCGGCGCGTGCCGGCCCAACACCACGTCCGCGTTGGTGCTGGTCCCCACGCGAGAGCTGGCCATGCAGGTCTCCGAGGCCATCCACCGCTACGGCCAGAAGCTCGGCATCTCCGTGCTGCCCCTGTACGGCGGCCAGGTCATTGGCCAGCAGCTCCGCGTCCTCAAGCGCGGCGTGGACGTCGTCGTCGCCACGCCGGGCCGCGCGCTGGACCACCTCCGCCGTGGCACGTTGCAGCTCGATGACGTGCGCGTCGTCGTGCTCGACGAGGCCGACGAGATGCTCGACATGGGCTTCGCCGAGGACCTGGAGGCCATCCTCTCCGGCACGCCCGAGGACCGGCAGACGGCCCTCTTCTCCGCCACGCTCCCTCCGCGCATCGCCAGCATCGCCGAGCGTCACCTGCACGAGCCCGTGCGCGTGAAGATTGCCCGCGAGAAGGTGGAACAGGGGGAGATTCCCCGCGTCCGGCAGACGGCCTACGTCGTGCCGCGCGCCTTCAAGATCGCCACCCTGGGCCGCCTGCTCGACGTGGAGTCGCCCACCGCGGCCATCATCTTCTGCCGCACGCGCACGGAGGTGGACGACCTCACCGTCTCCCTCAACGGCCGTGGCTGGCGTGCCCACGCCCTGCATGGCGGCATGACGCAGGAGCAGCGAGACCGCGTCATCAAGCAGCTCAAGTCCCAGGGCACCGACCTGCTGGTGGCCACCGACGTCGCGGCGCGCGGCCTGGACATCCCCCGCCTGTCCCACGTGGTGAACTTCGACGTCCCCAACGCGCCCGAGGCCTACGTGCACCGCATCGGCCGCACGGGCCGCGCCGGCCGCGAGGGCGTGGCCATCACCCTGGTGGAGCCCCGCGAGCACCGGCTGCTGCGCAACATCGAGCGCGTCACCGGCCAGCGCATCGAAGTGGCCACCGTGCCCACCGTCGCGGACATGCGCGAGAAGCGGCAGGAGATGCTGCGCGCATCCCTGCGCGAGACGCTGGTGACCGGTGAGTACGACTCCCTCCGCAACGTGGTGGAGAGCCTGGCCAGCGAGTTCGACGCCATGGACATCGCCGCCGCCGCCGTGAAGCTCCTCCATGAGGCCCAGGACGAGGGCCGCGACACGGAGGAGACGGAGATCCCCGTCGTCGCGCCGCCGCAGGAGCGCCGTGAGCGCACGGGCAAGTTCGGAGCGCCCTCGGGGCGTCCAGGCCGTCCGGAGCGCGGCCCGAAGGCCCGCGGTGGCCCGCCGACGTGGGACGTCACCCGCCTGTGGATTGGCGCCGGCCGTCACGCCGGCGTGCGCCCCGCCGACCTGGTGGGCGCCATCGCCGGGGAAGCGGGCGTCGAGTCCTCCAAGATTGGCGCCATCCAGATTGGCGACGCCTTCTCCCTGGTGGAGGTGCCGGAGTCCGAGGCCAACCGCATCATCGCCGCGCTGAAGAACGCCACCCTGCGCGGCAAGAAGGTGCTCGTCCGCAAGGACCGGAGCTGACCTTCCGACTCAAAGGGAAGTGCCCGCCTCGTGAGTGGGAGGATGACGAGCAAACCCGTCACGCTCACGAGGAGGGCTGAAATCCGTCAGGCCACCGGCTCGACCTGCGCGGCGGCTTCTTCCCGAGGCTCGGTGTTCGTCCGGCGCCGGGAGAAGAACCGGCGCCACGACAGCGCGAAGCCCGTGTAGACGAGGAACACGCCGCCCAGCGACGCGATGGCGGCGACCAACTGGCCCAGGAGCCCCAGCGCCTCGCCGGTGTGCAGGAAGCGCAGCCAGGTGCGCAGCTTCCGGCCGCTGTTGTAGTCCGCGTACGTCTCCTGCTTCGCCACCTCGCCCGAAAAGGGGTTGAGGGACACCTGCT
This genomic interval carries:
- a CDS encoding MlaE family ABC transporter permease — protein: MALLTRLGRTALDALRGTGALGLVVGRTVLALPKLERRELGRALVQFGYGSLPLALATAALAGIIVVLQSGIYVQRFGARAFLGWAAGYGVLWEFGPLLLGLIMSARLGARNAAELALMQVGGQIEGLRGIGLDPFAILVAPRVVAMEVSMLALSGVTFAVAILFESVAALLALGLPVRVFFGTFSQLLGPLDLLGGVVKTGIFGLAIALLSTTVGLSARGGAHAVGQAAANAVVRSCAAIFVLDFALTSLLAGWMG
- a CDS encoding ABC transporter ATP-binding protein; amino-acid sequence: MTPLPDSEALRFRDVHVAFDEGRRRVLAGLTAEVSTKELTFIAGASGTGKSVLCRLAVGLLRPDAGEVVLWGERVDSRPERELVPLRRQAPYLVQGPALLDWRTLRQNVWLADPAASVDDVDAALAQVGLLDWADRLPPELGPGAKKRTAIARALVLKPRYLLFDEPTTGLDRKAAGQVEEVLASLKARGLGGMVVSHDYRQLKALADRVLVVANKQCAYLGTPKGFLESSAPELRVLTAPFMEGATDG
- a CDS encoding MlaD family protein; translation: MDERRLELKVGALVLAAIVGVLVLLWLMGELKLGSETGLAVDFGHTGNVVEGAPVKLGGVQVGRVQDIQLQPERRDAQGRPLPVRMELAVAPEAVGALRQDARVTVATVGILGEPYLELNPGSAPERLPAGTAVRGTDAPRLDVLAEQLTRFVDLLSQMLEEDPEAIRGLAANVSRLARTLDQLLTENRGDVKVLASELAAASKDLRQLAGLAREAFQPGGKGARLLDDASAAAAIVRRDLPGLTKSAGTTLDGLAAVTGPLGPEDGARVKVALERLTSASGQLESIAARADRVLAKLEAGEGTVGAALQDGTLYEELRMLVTDLRKHPWKVLWKD
- a CDS encoding DEAD/DEAH box helicase, yielding MKAPQPPAPVEATFDSLGLKPALVEALSALGYEEPTPIQAAALPPLLAGKDLLGIAATGTGKTAAFALPLLNHVEPGACRPNTTSALVLVPTRELAMQVSEAIHRYGQKLGISVLPLYGGQVIGQQLRVLKRGVDVVVATPGRALDHLRRGTLQLDDVRVVVLDEADEMLDMGFAEDLEAILSGTPEDRQTALFSATLPPRIASIAERHLHEPVRVKIAREKVEQGEIPRVRQTAYVVPRAFKIATLGRLLDVESPTAAIIFCRTRTEVDDLTVSLNGRGWRAHALHGGMTQEQRDRVIKQLKSQGTDLLVATDVAARGLDIPRLSHVVNFDVPNAPEAYVHRIGRTGRAGREGVAITLVEPREHRLLRNIERVTGQRIEVATVPTVADMREKRQEMLRASLRETLVTGEYDSLRNVVESLASEFDAMDIAAAAVKLLHEAQDEGRDTEETEIPVVAPPQERRERTGKFGAPSGRPGRPERGPKARGGPPTWDVTRLWIGAGRHAGVRPADLVGAIAGEAGVESSKIGAIQIGDAFSLVEVPESEANRIIAALKNATLRGKKVLVRKDRS
- a CDS encoding putative metal-binding motif-containing protein, which codes for MDPSARSDTRTVAILGREGWSRNLRLTATANERSCNGPVVAQHEVTAQVPTVGTTTVALDLRALDLDDDDYVTSEGAFPGSDCDDDDPDIHPGATELCDGVDNNCVNGEADAPGGATYYRDADGDGFGDPHALPNLSCTPPAGYVLEAGDCNDQDPNIRPRQVELVCDGKDDNCDGKIDNDPFDVSAPCLTEQNCAGAMQCASTSLTTCVSSETPREWFVDEDGDGQAGTSVGLWCANPPQDAVEHNTDCDDSSRFVSNTATEVCDRLDNDCDGQVDEDLAGCDAVAWTTTNATPSSIVWETVAAYPGNKGWLAGRDDRVAHVDGGTITPVANCPGQWKSSWVTNSGRVFLGNSAGKFTTRLPTDTGACVNVNGPGNASINGMVGFESGNRVALYAVDSQGRILLWNYEEGAPTQTAPEELTRLNDNLKSIDGTSPRTLFAAGAEAQGGTNRPVVWRGPTEDGGTWQKEALGNVGATEFLFGIQVLSPNHVYAVGDKGLFLERAGTTWSVKPAITLPTSAPADIRGLVAFGSKAIYAVSSGTNNVHFFNGTTWSTAFTPSSPMNALSGTGPADIWVAGHSGALARWRP
- a CDS encoding MlaE family ABC transporter permease, which produces MSGVRSFFGAPVVMLARTVRASTRDGVPWRESLAQLHELGGRSVWLVMSGMAFFGAVLVTIANSQARRFVGNVAVLGPAYFELLIRELGPAVSALLTASRAGAAHAAELSTMSVNEQVEALEMSAGDPYADLVAPRVFAGVVGVPLLCTLGTIAATLSAAAVAQFAFGVDGRAFMDPRYVDGWDLLAAFLKAAGCGLYIPLAAAVAGLKARGGAEAVGEATTDGVVAASLGCLLIDLAVSLAFQLLRL
- a CDS encoding ABC transporter ATP-binding protein; its protein translation is MDLRADGLTVRYGARQVLSGVSCALPPGTQALVLGRSGAGKTTLVKALAGLVRPTEGRVLWNGQDAARLTAAERREQQASFGMVFQTDALFDSMTVLENVMAPLTRRHVPEAEARARASDVLRAVGLSDAADTLPERLSGGMKKRAGIARALAARPSVVLADDPFAGLDPGTARQVARVLLDVSQGGTLLVVATEAPMDLPLPRWLYLRSGRLVHDGLPAPEWEDAPDEVPA